A genomic window from Haladaptatus caseinilyticus includes:
- a CDS encoding DUF7128 family protein codes for MVAQTERDDQTWYRCEECGLMFDDREDARQHETNCDAEGPSYIQ; via the coding sequence ATGGTGGCCCAAACCGAGCGTGACGACCAGACATGGTACCGGTGTGAGGAATGTGGGTTGATGTTCGACGACCGGGAGGATGCGAGACAACACGAAACGAACTGTGACGCAGAAGGCCCGTCGTACATCCAGTGA